Proteins encoded together in one Desulfosporosinus meridiei DSM 13257 window:
- a CDS encoding IS3 family transposase, with translation MLKKKYSDESAGKLGIQAKPSIKYKLIKEMIERDNNLLNISWLCNTAGVSRSGYYRWLNTVDTRNEKEEQDKKDFELILEAYKFRGYDKGSRGIHMRLLNQGVRMNRKKIQRLMGKYGLKCPIRKANPYRRMAKAMKTNNVSKNLVNREFQKHGPGMILLTDITYLFYNHGDKAYLSVIKDACTKQVMAYVASESLAVDFVLETVNMLIENHGITLNRETILHSDQGCHYTSISFQQLLKDKKLRQSMSRRGNCWDNAPQESFFGHMKDEIHLERCNSFSDLKLEIDDYMDYYNNDRYQWRLAKLSPNKYANYIKTGKYPIKI, from the coding sequence ATTCTTAAAAAAAAATATTCAGATGAATCGGCAGGCAAACTGGGAATACAAGCGAAACCATCCATCAAATACAAACTCATCAAAGAAATGATCGAACGAGATAACAACCTGTTAAATATCAGCTGGCTATGCAATACAGCCGGAGTATCACGCTCCGGTTATTATCGATGGCTAAATACTGTAGATACAAGAAATGAAAAGGAAGAACAAGACAAAAAGGATTTCGAACTGATTCTAGAAGCATATAAGTTTCGTGGTTATGATAAGGGTTCACGCGGAATTCATATGCGCCTTCTGAATCAGGGAGTTCGAATGAATCGAAAGAAAATACAGCGTCTTATGGGTAAATACGGATTAAAATGTCCGATACGCAAGGCAAATCCTTACCGTCGCATGGCAAAGGCCATGAAAACCAACAATGTTTCTAAAAATCTAGTAAACCGGGAGTTCCAAAAACATGGTCCGGGTATGATACTTCTTACCGACATCACATACCTTTTCTACAATCATGGTGATAAGGCATATCTATCTGTTATTAAGGATGCTTGTACCAAACAGGTAATGGCATATGTTGCTAGCGAATCCTTGGCAGTGGATTTCGTACTTGAAACGGTTAATATGCTTATAGAAAATCACGGAATCACATTAAATAGAGAAACGATCTTGCATTCTGATCAGGGATGCCATTATACAAGCATATCTTTTCAGCAACTTTTAAAGGATAAGAAGTTACGACAATCTATGTCCCGGCGAGGTAACTGTTGGGACAATGCCCCTCAGGAATCATTTTTTGGTCATATGAAGGACGAAATTCATCTGGAAAGGTGCAATAGCTTCTCAGATTTAAAGCTTGAGATTGATGATTATATGGACTATTACAATAATGACCGTTACCAATGGAGACTAGCAAAACTGTCACCAAATAAGTATGCCAATTACATAAAAACTGGGAAATATCCAATTAAAATTTAG
- a CDS encoding HTH domain-containing protein → MGKNYFTEEQQIELQKNPYIKKASAKSITYTKEFKERFEEEYRAGKLPSQILADMGIDHRILGKKRKNSLVARMKLYELRPEGCEDTRRNNTGRPSTKVLTNTEKIERLEQEIAYLNQENEFLKKNIQMNRQANWEYKRNHPSNTNSSKK, encoded by the coding sequence ATGGGGAAAAACTATTTTACTGAAGAACAACAGATCGAGCTACAAAAGAATCCATACATTAAAAAAGCAAGTGCAAAATCAATTACCTATACGAAAGAATTTAAAGAAAGGTTCGAAGAGGAATATCGCGCTGGAAAACTGCCGTCGCAAATTTTAGCAGATATGGGGATTGACCATCGTATACTCGGAAAGAAACGAAAAAACAGTCTTGTAGCCCGTATGAAGTTATATGAATTACGCCCTGAGGGGTGTGAAGACACCCGAAGAAATAACACCGGGCGGCCATCCACAAAGGTACTCACCAATACTGAAAAAATTGAGCGCTTAGAACAGGAAATTGCATACTTAAACCAAGAAAATGAATTCTTAAAAAAAAATATTCAGATGAATCGGCAGGCAAACTGGGAATACAAGCGAAACCATCCATCAAATACAAACTCATCAAAGAAATGA
- a CDS encoding 4Fe-4S binding protein: MKFNIHRNISVRNVVQLLFAVIVLYIGVVFVMFTEQLANNSVLTVSRPAGVEGFLPISALVGLKAWVATGKFDPIHPAGLVIFLAAITLSVLFKRSFCAWICPIGTLSEGLAKIGKQIFGRNFQIPNWLDLCLRSLKYILLSVFLMGILFMMSGHEAISFMYTPYNILADAKMLSFFRNLGIVGMSVIGLVVVLSIFFENFWCRYLCPYGGLLGLFSLLSPFKITRNRESCVHCGKCNASCPNRVLVEKAERVWSPECTGCLNCVQKCPVNDTLKFQAVTGRSFLSLYNLALGVLALWFIIIGLAIVTGHWESKISITVYQELFSTVNSMN, translated from the coding sequence ATGAAATTCAACATCCACAGAAATATTTCAGTTAGAAATGTTGTACAACTCCTCTTTGCCGTTATAGTACTGTATATCGGAGTAGTCTTTGTCATGTTTACTGAACAACTGGCCAATAATTCAGTTTTAACAGTTTCTAGGCCGGCGGGAGTAGAGGGGTTTTTGCCAATCAGTGCTCTAGTCGGTTTGAAGGCATGGGTTGCGACTGGGAAATTCGATCCTATTCATCCGGCTGGGTTAGTGATATTCCTGGCAGCGATCACTTTATCAGTGTTATTCAAACGATCTTTCTGTGCTTGGATTTGTCCCATTGGAACACTTTCAGAGGGACTAGCCAAAATTGGCAAACAGATTTTTGGGAGAAATTTTCAGATTCCTAACTGGTTAGACCTTTGTTTGCGATCGCTCAAATACATCCTCTTATCAGTCTTCCTTATGGGTATTTTATTCATGATGAGCGGTCATGAAGCCATATCTTTTATGTACACTCCGTATAATATTTTGGCCGATGCAAAGATGCTGTCTTTCTTCCGTAATCTGGGTATTGTGGGGATGAGTGTAATCGGACTTGTTGTAGTATTATCGATTTTCTTTGAAAACTTTTGGTGTCGTTATTTATGTCCTTACGGAGGACTTTTGGGACTATTCAGCCTACTCAGTCCCTTCAAAATCACGCGTAATAGAGAATCCTGCGTTCATTGCGGAAAATGTAACGCAAGTTGTCCGAACCGGGTGCTTGTTGAGAAGGCAGAGAGGGTATGGTCTCCGGAATGCACGGGCTGCTTGAATTGTGTGCAAAAATGCCCTGTGAATGACACTCTCAAATTTCAAGCTGTTACAGGTCGAAGTTTTCTGTCCCTATATAATTTGGCACTTGGAGTTTTGGCTCTGTGGTTTATTATTATCGGTTTGGCAATTGTCACGGGACATTGGGAGTCAAAAATATCGATAACGGTTTATCAGGAACTGTTTTCCACTGTGAATTCAATGAATTAG
- the pylSc gene encoding pyrrolysine--tRNA(Pyl) ligase large subunit has protein sequence MSITWTPIQKQRLQELNASEVLQEMCFESHQERDRAYQEQEHLLVIRGKQKLQELLETNRRPSLSVLEQQLVEALTQEGFVQVVTPTIISKTALAKMSVSDDHPLFSQVFWLDSKRCLRPMLAPNLYTLWRDLLRLWEKPIRIFEIGTCYRKESKGSLHLNEFTMLNLTELGLPLDQRHQRLKELADLVMNTVGIDDYQLESESSVVYGDTLDVVKGIELGSSAMGPHVLDDQWGIFDPWVGIGFGLERLLMIKEGSQNVQSMGRSLTYLNGVRLNI, from the coding sequence GTGAGCATTACATGGACACCCATCCAAAAACAACGATTACAAGAACTTAATGCCAGTGAAGTACTGCAAGAAATGTGTTTTGAGTCTCATCAAGAACGGGATCGTGCTTATCAGGAACAGGAACATTTACTGGTAATTAGAGGAAAACAAAAATTGCAAGAATTGTTAGAAACTAATCGGCGTCCGTCCTTAAGTGTACTTGAACAACAGCTTGTAGAAGCTTTGACACAAGAGGGATTTGTCCAAGTAGTCACTCCCACAATCATCTCGAAAACAGCCCTAGCAAAAATGTCCGTATCCGATGATCATCCGCTTTTCTCGCAGGTTTTTTGGCTTGATTCAAAGCGATGTTTACGTCCTATGCTGGCTCCAAATCTATATACCCTCTGGAGAGATCTTTTGCGTTTATGGGAAAAACCAATTAGGATCTTTGAAATAGGGACTTGCTATAGGAAGGAATCGAAAGGTTCCTTACATCTGAATGAGTTTACAATGCTTAACCTAACGGAATTAGGATTGCCGCTTGATCAGAGGCATCAAAGATTAAAAGAACTTGCTGACTTGGTTATGAACACAGTGGGAATTGATGATTACCAACTGGAGTCAGAATCTTCTGTTGTTTATGGAGATACCTTAGATGTTGTTAAGGGTATTGAATTAGGCTCAAGTGCTATGGGTCCTCATGTCCTGGATGATCAATGGGGAATTTTTGATCCATGGGTTGGTATAGGGTTTGGATTAGAGCGATTACTAATGATTAAAGAGGGATCCCAAAATGTCCAAAGCATGGGTAGGAGCCTTACGTATCTTAATGGTGTACGGTTAAATATTTAA
- a CDS encoding choline kinase family protein gives MHEQVMIEPSISKEHIGRIYKMISKIPFFNESRISEIEILPGGLTNNNYKVTIGGVTYAVRLAGAGTMEYLNRPAEKHNAQLMADIQISAPIIYYDETTGNQVCKYIDDCKTLHIPDFKEERQYLSMAAKVFKKYHDCQKEFISVFNPLKEIDIYMKLLAEKNSEFYEGAETMEKKIEEIKELFKNNPPPQAPCHNDPLCENWLDDKKNFYLIDWEYGGMNDPLFDLGALAIEAELTDEQERFFLKEYYGGDLTDKQIGSLIINKFLCDALWSYWAVLQIAMGKSREEYWPYGLNRFKRAYALIHDGSLDRAIKANQ, from the coding sequence ATGCATGAACAAGTTATGATCGAACCCTCCATATCCAAGGAACATATCGGACGCATCTACAAAATGATTAGCAAGATTCCCTTTTTTAACGAATCCCGAATTAGTGAAATTGAAATTTTGCCTGGAGGATTAACAAATAACAATTATAAAGTAACAATTGGTGGAGTTACATATGCTGTTAGGCTCGCTGGAGCAGGTACTATGGAATACTTAAATCGTCCGGCAGAAAAGCATAATGCGCAATTAATGGCTGATATTCAAATAAGTGCTCCGATTATTTATTATGATGAAACTACTGGAAACCAGGTGTGTAAGTATATTGATGATTGTAAAACCTTACATATTCCAGATTTTAAAGAAGAAAGACAATATCTCAGTATGGCGGCTAAGGTTTTCAAAAAGTATCACGATTGCCAGAAGGAATTCATATCTGTCTTTAACCCACTAAAGGAAATCGATATATATATGAAATTATTGGCGGAAAAAAATTCAGAATTTTATGAAGGTGCAGAAACTATGGAGAAGAAAATCGAGGAAATCAAAGAGCTCTTTAAAAACAATCCTCCGCCCCAAGCACCTTGCCATAATGACCCGCTTTGTGAAAACTGGTTAGACGATAAAAAGAACTTCTATCTTATCGACTGGGAGTATGGCGGAATGAACGATCCGTTGTTCGATTTAGGAGCATTGGCCATAGAAGCCGAATTGACTGATGAACAAGAACGTTTCTTCTTGAAAGAGTACTATGGCGGGGATTTGACAGACAAACAAATCGGATCCCTGATAATTAATAAATTTTTGTGTGATGCTTTATGGTCATATTGGGCAGTACTTCAAATTGCTATGGGTAAATCAAGAGAAGAATATTGGCCATATGGATTAAATAGATTTAAGCGGGCTTACGCATTAATTCACGATGGAAGTCTAGATCGAGCTATTAAAGCTAACCAATAA
- the pylB gene encoding methylornithine synthase PylB, which yields MTVDLATSKLDEMLQKAAKEIPLKRNELLFLLKVSDQKDVAKVFKTARFLRERYFEDKIFTYGFVYFSTYCRNECAFCLYRKSNKELQRYRKTDMEIMKTAFSLVDSGVNLIDLTMGEDPFFFENQGAGFAHMIRTVEMIKKSTNIPIMLSAGVVPEDILMEFKEAGVDWYATYQETHNPELYSKLRLGQNFEERMQRKRVAQQMGLLLEEGLLTGVGDTDADLVDSLEEMGRLGSDQVRIMSFIPQKGTPMQNFSPVPRAKELLVIAVMRIVFPDLLIPASLDVDGLNGLAERLNAGANVVTSIIPPESGLAGVSNQSLDIEDGNRTITKITPVLEKCGLGLASRDDYAEWIQRRKKLSHNF from the coding sequence ATGACAGTGGATTTGGCAACTTCGAAATTAGATGAAATGTTGCAAAAAGCAGCTAAAGAGATCCCTCTAAAGCGCAATGAACTTCTCTTTTTGTTAAAAGTATCGGATCAAAAGGACGTAGCCAAGGTCTTTAAAACTGCTAGGTTTCTTAGGGAACGTTACTTTGAGGATAAGATATTCACCTATGGCTTCGTGTATTTCTCGACTTATTGTCGTAATGAATGTGCCTTTTGTTTATATCGAAAGTCAAATAAGGAACTCCAACGTTATCGTAAAACAGATATGGAAATCATGAAAACTGCATTTAGTTTGGTAGATTCAGGTGTAAACTTAATAGATTTAACAATGGGTGAAGATCCTTTCTTTTTTGAGAACCAAGGTGCGGGATTTGCTCATATGATTAGAACCGTTGAGATGATAAAGAAGAGTACAAATATCCCTATTATGCTTTCGGCAGGGGTTGTTCCTGAAGATATTCTCATGGAGTTTAAAGAGGCTGGCGTTGATTGGTATGCTACTTATCAGGAAACTCATAACCCCGAATTATATAGCAAGTTAAGACTTGGACAAAATTTTGAAGAACGTATGCAGAGAAAGAGAGTAGCTCAACAAATGGGCCTTCTCCTAGAAGAAGGTTTACTTACCGGAGTCGGGGATACTGATGCAGACTTGGTTGATTCACTGGAGGAAATGGGCAGGTTGGGTTCAGATCAAGTAAGAATAATGAGCTTCATACCGCAAAAAGGTACACCCATGCAAAACTTTTCCCCGGTTCCACGGGCAAAGGAGTTACTTGTGATCGCCGTCATGCGCATAGTGTTCCCGGATCTCTTAATTCCTGCTTCATTGGATGTTGACGGGTTAAACGGCTTAGCAGAACGCCTTAACGCAGGGGCCAATGTTGTTACTTCAATTATCCCTCCTGAATCAGGCTTAGCCGGCGTATCTAATCAATCGTTAGATATTGAAGATGGAAACAGAACAATTACTAAGATTACTCCTGTCTTAGAGAAATGCGGGCTTGGTTTGGCAAGCCGTGATGATTACGCAGAATGGATTCAACGGAGAAAAAAACTTTCACATAATTTCTAG
- the pylC gene encoding 3-methylornithine--L-lysine ligase PylC, whose protein sequence is MRVVIVGGKLQGLEVAYLAKKADWEVVLVDKNEWVPAAELCDQFYNVDVTKTDEWIPFLKDIDLIIPALENQEVLDSLVRSAHYAHVPLLFDSKAYGISSSKISSNEMFARTGVPGPIPWPECGFPIIAKPSGESGSKGVQKVKSAVEFKSLFDNGLTDWVIEEYLEGPSYSLEVIGYAGVYKVLQITELHMDENYDCKRVIGSAILSDELRNEFEQIGMNLARTLKLNGIMDIETILHKGKLKVLEIDARIPSQTPITVFHSTGVNMLKVIGEAFVSKVPWTEFEIKEKSGVIFEHIHVWNDGLEICGEHIMADSGPLHLYPDFFGADEAISNYIPGKTEWVATLIIKGKNLQAAWRQREVVIQAIKNEWGIHHYYDRDPYHSDLSERIYASGS, encoded by the coding sequence GTGCGAGTAGTAATTGTAGGGGGTAAGCTCCAAGGATTAGAGGTAGCCTACTTAGCGAAAAAAGCAGACTGGGAAGTTGTTCTGGTTGATAAGAATGAGTGGGTGCCGGCAGCAGAATTGTGTGACCAATTCTATAATGTGGATGTAACCAAAACTGATGAATGGATTCCATTTCTAAAAGATATAGATCTCATTATTCCTGCTTTAGAAAATCAAGAGGTTTTAGATAGTTTAGTCCGAAGCGCTCATTATGCTCATGTTCCCTTGCTTTTTGATAGTAAGGCCTATGGAATTTCTTCTTCGAAAATTAGTTCGAATGAAATGTTTGCCCGGACAGGGGTTCCGGGGCCAATCCCTTGGCCGGAATGTGGATTTCCAATAATTGCAAAGCCATCTGGTGAAAGTGGAAGTAAAGGAGTCCAAAAGGTAAAAAGTGCTGTAGAATTTAAGAGTTTATTTGATAATGGGTTAACAGACTGGGTCATAGAAGAGTATTTAGAAGGGCCATCCTATTCATTAGAAGTCATCGGATACGCAGGAGTCTATAAAGTGCTGCAGATTACCGAACTTCATATGGATGAAAACTATGATTGTAAGCGAGTTATTGGTTCCGCCATATTATCGGATGAACTGAGAAATGAATTCGAACAAATTGGCATGAACCTAGCGCGAACTCTTAAGTTAAACGGGATTATGGATATAGAGACAATTTTGCATAAAGGAAAATTGAAAGTTCTGGAGATAGATGCCAGAATTCCAAGTCAAACTCCGATTACTGTTTTTCATTCAACAGGAGTTAATATGTTAAAAGTTATAGGGGAGGCTTTTGTCAGCAAGGTACCCTGGACTGAGTTCGAAATAAAAGAAAAATCTGGTGTTATCTTTGAACACATCCATGTCTGGAACGATGGTCTTGAAATATGCGGAGAGCATATTATGGCTGACTCAGGGCCTCTGCACCTCTATCCGGATTTCTTTGGAGCTGATGAAGCCATTTCTAACTATATTCCTGGAAAGACTGAATGGGTTGCTACTTTAATCATTAAAGGAAAAAACCTACAAGCGGCCTGGAGACAGCGTGAGGTTGTTATCCAAGCAATAAAAAATGAATGGGGAATCCATCATTACTACGACAGAGATCCGTACCATTCAGACCTATCTGAAAGAATATATGCCTCAGGGAGTTGA
- the pylD gene encoding 3-methylornithyl-N6-L-lysine dehydrogenase PylD, with translation MTRLKHEDVVEIPTTLEDYDQQLIDKTGCSLKELAARAAGLQANIEVNQLQLKVAVIPMSCGQGIIEGFAESVTGIISYLGFKALTTKSWDAGGVAEAIQEGAEVLFMADDERFVAVNVRTGKVSDNGDATGRGYAVGLERMSNGLEGKKVLVIGAGPVGVGAAIALAGFRAEVGVYDIVSASSERLQENLRRLGYRVTIETDLNAALNHYQNIVDACPAENIILLEHITENTRIAAPGIPLGVQADGLKKVSTRLLHDPLHIGVGTMMFDVLIDSL, from the coding sequence TTGACAAGACTAAAGCACGAAGACGTTGTAGAAATTCCTACAACACTAGAAGACTATGACCAACAATTGATTGATAAAACAGGTTGTTCGCTGAAAGAGCTTGCTGCGAGAGCAGCAGGACTTCAAGCTAATATCGAAGTGAACCAGCTTCAACTAAAAGTAGCTGTAATTCCCATGTCTTGTGGTCAAGGAATAATTGAGGGGTTTGCGGAATCTGTAACCGGAATAATCAGCTATCTGGGCTTTAAGGCGTTAACGACTAAGAGTTGGGATGCCGGTGGGGTTGCGGAGGCAATTCAAGAGGGCGCGGAAGTGTTATTTATGGCAGATGATGAACGTTTTGTTGCAGTCAATGTGCGTACCGGTAAGGTCTCTGACAATGGCGATGCTACCGGTAGAGGATATGCTGTTGGACTTGAGCGAATGAGTAATGGATTAGAAGGTAAAAAAGTTTTAGTGATCGGGGCTGGTCCAGTTGGTGTAGGGGCAGCTATTGCCCTGGCCGGTTTCCGGGCAGAAGTTGGAGTTTATGACATTGTGAGTGCATCAAGCGAAAGACTCCAAGAGAATTTAAGAAGGCTCGGGTATAGGGTAACTATCGAGACTGATTTAAATGCTGCCTTAAACCATTATCAAAACATAGTTGATGCTTGTCCTGCTGAAAATATCATTTTATTGGAACATATCACTGAAAATACGAGGATTGCAGCTCCCGGTATACCCCTTGGTGTCCAGGCTGACGGTCTGAAAAAGGTCTCGACAAGATTACTACATGACCCCCTGCATATAGGCGTAGGAACCATGATGTTTGATGTACTAATAGATAGTCTTTGA
- the pylSn gene encoding pyrrolysine--tRNA(Pyl) ligase small subunit, with translation MTADATKKKRYYRKNVDFFKFVEKLKLWPSRSGTLHGVKSMTIRGNTAEIVTHCNEKFQIYNSKHSRAARCLRNKLFFRACTTCKIPGWKLEKYSSTHVNQNYGSRL, from the coding sequence ATGACAGCAGATGCAACCAAAAAGAAACGTTATTATCGCAAAAATGTTGATTTTTTCAAATTCGTAGAAAAATTAAAGCTATGGCCCTCTAGAAGTGGTACTCTACATGGCGTGAAAAGTATGACAATAAGAGGAAATACGGCAGAGATCGTGACCCATTGCAATGAGAAATTTCAAATTTACAATTCTAAACACAGTCGAGCAGCTCGTTGTCTTCGGAATAAATTATTTTTTCGTGCTTGCACTACCTGTAAAATTCCTGGCTGGAAGTTGGAAAAGTATTCTTCGACCCACGTTAATCAAAATTATGGTTCGCGTTTATAA
- a CDS encoding cobalamin B12-binding domain-containing protein has translation MSNYADLAKSVIEGQKDKVKEHVQNLITAGNSPLEIVNEGLIAGMNVVGIRFKAGDMYVPEVLMAAKSMSGGLEIVKPLIAKADQKSQGKILLGTVKGDLHDIGKNLVGMLIESGGLEVINMGVDISAEDFIDAVIEHEPDIVALSALLTTTMPAMQDIIELLEEEELRDKVKVIIGGAPVSQEYADTIGADGYAPDAGSAVELCKRLLASK, from the coding sequence ATGTCTAACTATGCCGATCTTGCCAAAAGTGTTATCGAGGGTCAAAAGGATAAGGTGAAGGAGCATGTTCAAAATCTTATCACAGCTGGGAATAGTCCTCTTGAGATTGTCAATGAGGGCCTAATTGCCGGAATGAATGTTGTAGGAATTCGTTTTAAAGCTGGGGATATGTACGTTCCGGAAGTTCTCATGGCAGCTAAAAGCATGAGTGGCGGACTGGAAATTGTTAAACCCCTAATTGCCAAAGCCGATCAAAAAAGCCAAGGAAAAATTCTTCTGGGAACTGTAAAAGGAGATTTACACGATATTGGTAAAAATCTTGTCGGCATGCTGATTGAGAGCGGCGGTCTGGAAGTAATCAATATGGGAGTAGACATTTCAGCGGAAGATTTTATTGATGCCGTCATTGAACATGAACCTGATATTGTTGCTTTATCAGCTCTGCTTACTACGACAATGCCTGCCATGCAAGATATTATTGAATTGTTGGAAGAAGAAGAGCTAAGAGACAAAGTTAAAGTCATAATCGGGGGAGCGCCTGTTTCTCAGGAATATGCTGACACCATTGGTGCCGACGGCTATGCTCCGGATGCTGGATCCGCTGTAGAGCTCTGCAAGAGACTTTTAGCTTCCAAATAA
- a CDS encoding sodium:solute symporter family protein — protein sequence MGSADVSPLWYWLVFFAYIVFLIVVGLNAYRTQKATASAEEEHNDYWITGRSQPAYMVGMSVASGWMLIGMITWMTWATYDLGLSGLWVVAIPWFFSNIWQFLMARPLRRIKAISQCQMLEKRFGLPARILSAPINIFSYTIWSAAELYAASLIMAPALGISIEAMIIIYAIPIAIYMWMGGFRSVINANVVQFFMGAIILIVTAVAMYLTAKGIATARGTTIFGMLEAQPIVNSMAYPVDSTQNSASFFAYVSLSFPLIVMLGLVPGWAAAEDFWLKAQAARSTSEARRGGLYSLTFNTFIIVAPAAVIGLFGLIVFPPEATDGVYAAASSLGDKGAYNIISAYINTYMPPMLKGLLIFLLSAHTMSTVANYSNITAMNLSYDVLQPLIYKKRNWSDAKIVKWSRMVTVFMIVINILLALLYNSPVIGATLNDAYFLSSGLLTAGISVMLYVLWWKRATLLGVMLGGLFGTLGTFIFFILEYKVWAFSYNTPIWDWIFGPGAMANSYYGYCVVGLVCGIAGVIIGTYASPPPTAEQLSAIADKPIDNNEDFFAGMHS from the coding sequence ATGGGTAGTGCTGATGTAAGTCCATTGTGGTACTGGTTAGTGTTTTTTGCTTATATCGTATTCCTTATCGTAGTAGGTTTGAATGCCTATAGAACGCAAAAAGCCACTGCCAGCGCTGAAGAAGAGCATAATGATTATTGGATCACAGGCCGTAGTCAACCGGCATATATGGTAGGTATGTCTGTAGCGTCCGGGTGGATGTTAATTGGTATGATCACTTGGATGACTTGGGCGACCTATGACCTGGGGTTATCAGGCTTGTGGGTCGTAGCTATCCCATGGTTTTTTTCGAATATCTGGCAATTTCTAATGGCCCGTCCTTTAAGAAGAATTAAGGCTATCTCTCAATGCCAAATGCTAGAAAAACGCTTTGGACTGCCGGCTAGGATACTATCCGCTCCAATAAATATCTTTTCCTATACGATTTGGTCAGCGGCTGAATTATACGCGGCTTCACTGATCATGGCACCTGCTCTTGGAATTTCCATTGAGGCAATGATCATTATCTATGCGATCCCAATTGCAATATACATGTGGATGGGTGGATTCCGATCAGTAATTAATGCTAATGTTGTTCAATTCTTTATGGGAGCAATCATTCTGATTGTTACAGCTGTGGCCATGTATTTAACCGCCAAAGGTATTGCTACAGCTCGAGGAACAACGATTTTTGGCATGTTGGAGGCCCAGCCGATTGTCAACAGTATGGCTTATCCAGTTGACTCAACTCAGAACTCGGCTAGCTTCTTCGCTTATGTCTCACTATCCTTCCCCTTGATTGTTATGCTTGGTTTGGTACCTGGATGGGCTGCAGCCGAAGATTTTTGGTTAAAAGCACAAGCAGCTAGAAGTACAAGTGAAGCACGTCGAGGCGGGTTATATAGCCTTACCTTCAATACCTTCATCATTGTTGCTCCCGCCGCGGTTATTGGACTTTTTGGACTTATCGTTTTCCCACCTGAAGCAACGGATGGCGTATACGCTGCTGCTTCAAGTTTAGGAGATAAAGGAGCTTACAACATAATATCAGCCTATATCAACACTTATATGCCGCCCATGCTAAAAGGACTATTGATATTCTTATTGTCTGCTCATACAATGTCAACGGTTGCTAACTATAGCAACATAACTGCAATGAACCTATCCTATGACGTATTACAACCATTAATCTATAAGAAGAGAAATTGGTCTGATGCCAAAATCGTTAAATGGTCGCGCATGGTTACAGTTTTCATGATTGTGATAAACATACTTCTGGCTTTGCTCTATAATAGCCCAGTCATCGGAGCAACTCTCAATGATGCCTACTTCTTGTCCTCAGGATTGCTTACAGCAGGTATTTCCGTAATGCTTTATGTATTGTGGTGGAAACGTGCTACTCTTTTAGGCGTAATGCTTGGCGGGTTGTTTGGAACTTTAGGCACCTTCATCTTCTTTATTCTTGAATATAAGGTGTGGGCATTCTCCTATAACACTCCAATTTGGGACTGGATTTTTGGCCCGGGAGCAATGGCAAACTCTTACTATGGTTATTGTGTTGTTGGCTTAGTCTGTGGTATTGCAGGAGTCATCATTGGTACCTATGCTTCTCCGCCTCCCACAGCAGAACAGTTATCAGCCATTGCTGATAAACCTATTGACAATAATGAAGATTTTTTTGCAGGAATGCACTCTTAA